TGTCCAGAAATTCCTTGAGCGGGGAGATTGCCTTCCCGAATGAACCCATTTGGAAATAGCTCCATCCCAGCGAGTAGTAAGCCGCGCCGATCAGCTCGTGATCCGGATACTGCCTGATAAACGCAGCGAAATGATTGCTGGCAGGTCCGAATTGTTGCATCTGGTAATGTGCATCGGCACTCCAAAAGAGTGCCTCCTTACCTAACTTGGTATTCGGTGCGGCGTTGTAGACCTGTTCAAAGGTAGGCTGAGCCTGCCGGTAAGCCTGGTTACGGTACTGTACCCATGCTTTTTGAAATCGTGCCTGAAGCTTTACGGCCGGATCAATATCAGCACTATTTTCTGCTGCCTCAAATGCCTGAAGCGCCCGGGTATATTCCTTGTTTGCAAAATAGGATTCTCCAAGAAGCGTATATACTTTACCGGGCCATTTTAGCTCGCTATCATCCCGAACCAGGGAAAGCAGTACTTCAATTGATTCCCCGTACTGACCCAGCTCAAAGGCAGTGATAGCCCATTCGTAATATCCCTCCTCAACCCAAAGACCGGTCTCATACAGTTCACCGAATCTTCGAAACGACTCAATAGCCGCCGGGTAACGGCCTCCCAGTTTTTCATTGACCGCTTTGTAATAGAGAGCTTTACGGGCCAGTTCATCATCACCCTTAACGGCCTTGTTAAATTCATCCGACGCCCAGTGATATATTTCCTGCTTGTGATATACCCAGCCCAAACCGTAATGAGCCTTTCGCTCATTCATTGTTCCTTTCTCAAGGTTTATATACTGGAGATAGTACTTGGAGGCTTCATCAAAATTTCTGAGATAGTTGTGGCTCTCGGCAATCAGGTAAACCGCTTTTGATTTCAGTTCACCCTCCAAATAAGGCATTGCATTGATAAAGGCTTCTATGGCTTTCTCATATTCACCCTGCTGGTAATAAGACTCCCCGAGGGCAGTACCGATACGCCGGGTAATTTCATCATTTGGATAACGTTCCTTAAGCAGTTCGAACGCTACTGAAGATGAATCATATTTATTTTCGCTCAGGTAGAGCCTACCCCTGGCATACAAGGCTTTGGATGCCCAGGATGATTCCGGATAACGGTCGGCCAGATGCAGAAATCGTGATCGTGCCTGTTGCTTGTTACCCATGGACACATAGTCTTCTGCAATCCAGTAATTTACCTCTGCCGCCTGTTTATCCCTCATCCCATAGTCAAGAGAACGCTGGTAAAAAGAGATTGCTTTGTCGAATTGCATGTTCTCTTCCGATCGTTGTGCCAGTTCAAAAAGCAGTTTTTGCGAAAAGGTCTCTTTGGGATAGCTGCGAATATATTCCTCATAATAGGACTCCGTATTCACGGAATCGGCCTTTCCCAGCGACCGGGCCTTGTAAAATTTAGCGGAAGTAGCCAGCTCGTGATCGGGATAATCTTCAATGAAGTTCTCAAACTCTACTAACGCTTCTTCATAGAGCCCCTTATCAAAAAGCGCTATCCCCTGTTCATAATCATGGGTGACAGGCTTCTGAATTTCCTGTGCATTTGAAAGTGTGGGTATGAGTAATAAAGCCGGCGCGAGGAGAAGTGAAAGTAATCGGGCTCGAAGCATTAGCGGTAATAAAATTTCCGTTTCTGGTTATTACTGAATATATCAAGAATTGAACTTTTGTTCCGCAAAAACCCGGGAAAGAAAAGAAATTATACAGATATTACATATCCATATATTTGATGAGCTGATCTGCCCGGGTTTCTACATCCACACCTAACATTTCGGCGCTGGAATCGGTAAGCACAGTATACTCATGTCTCCTCAGGGTAGCGGCCACCCTGGAGATATCCCGCAGGTTAAGCTTGACGGAAACTTCGTAAACTCCGGCTTGAATATCCGGTGTCTCTACCGTAATACCCAGTATCTTGGCTCCTTCCGATTCTATCAGGTGAACAATTTCCGCAAGTGTAAAATCACGCTGCTTAAGCTCGATAGTAATTACAGACCCCGATTCGGCAAGATTAAGCATGTGGGTAAGTGATTCGAGCACTCTGGTCTTACCGAGATAGCCGATAAACGTTTTTTCCTTGTCAACCACCGGAAGCAGTCTCATCTCATACTGCAACATAAGTCGTGCGGCTTCAAAGATATGCTGTTCGTAATAGATCTTCACCGGCTGCTGCAACTCCACATCAGAAATTAACTGGTCGCTTTCAGCGTTTTCGAGCTGCTCCAGAGTAACCTGTCCCAAGAGTTTGCCGGTAGTATCATCGACTACGGGCAGGCTAGATACTTTAAGCACAACCATGCTATGTATCGCTTCGGATACGGCATCATTGCTCTCAAGAGGCTCTATTTCGGTATTCAGTGCTTGTTTAGCCAGCATAGATGTATGATTTATTACTTACTCACGGTATTTAAACAACTGATTCGGGAGAATCAATATTGTTTAGCATATTTTTCAATCTCATTAAATCTTCCTTAGCAATGCTGAACTTCAACTTTACACTGGAATTTACGTATTGTTCGCTATGAATGTTGGCTACACGATGTAAAAAGGCCACTCCCTCGTACTTGGAAACGGGTATCTTCATCGTTTTTGTAACGAAATCTTCTTCAATTAATTCCTGAATGCAGTCTTCGAGTTTATCAAGACCGATACCCCTCTCTGCGGAGATGAATACCGCATCGGGATAGGCTGCCTTCAATTCCGAAATTTGTTCCGGCTGCACTTTATCCACTTTGTTGAAGACCATAAGCATCTTCTTATCCTTGATATCCAGATCCTCAAGCGTATCTTCTACGACCGTAATATAGTCGTCAATAACTGTGGATGAAGCATCCACTACATGCAGCAGGATATCTGATTCACGCACTTCATCGAGTGTCGATTTAAAACTCTCAATCAGGTTATGGGGAAGTTTCCTGATAAAGCCTACCGTATCGGAAAGCAGTATATCGTAATTCTCTAAATCAAAACGTCTTACGGTAGAGTCGAGAGTAGCAAACAAACGATCCTCAGTAAGTACCTTGGTATCCGTAAGCGCATTCATCAGGGTGGATTTTCCAGCATTGGTATAGCCTACAAGGGAGAGACGTATCATATTAGAACGTCCCTTTCGTTGGGTTTTACGCTGTTTGTCAAGCTTTTCTAACTTGTCTTTAAGAGTGGATATGCGTTTGTCAACCAGCCTTCGGTCCGTCTCAATCTGAGTTTCACCGGGACCTCGGGTTCCTATACCACCCTGCTGTCTGGAAAGGTGAGACCAGAAACGGGTAAGACGCGGAAGCAGATACTGAAGCTGTGCCAGTTCAACCTGAGTTTTAGCGGCTGCCGTTTTTGCTCTTCCGGCAAAAATGTCAAGAATAAGACCACTTCGATCCAACACTTTTACTTTGGTCTCTTTCTCTACATTTCGAATCTGTGTTGGGGATAAATCGTCGTCAAAAATGATGGTGCCGATATCTTTAGACCCGGCCATCTGCTTTAATTCCCGCAGTTTGCCTTTACCAATATATGTTGAGGGATCGGGATGTGTGCGATTCTGTAAAATTTTCTCAACAGGTATACCCCCGGCTGTATCGGTTAGTAAAGCCAGTTCTTCAAGATACTCTTCAGCCTGTATTCTTGGAGTATCAGGCCCGTAAACGCCAACTAGAAGTGCTTTTTCCTGCTCTATGTCTGAATTTTGTACTTCTTCTAACAAATGAGTTTAACTAAAGATGAATTGAAAAGTGTGATTGGGAAGTAAATATCCCTGTCGAATCAATTAAAGTGTTCCACCTTAATTGACTCCGTTTCATAACAAGTTATACGACGTCCGAGTTTATGTGAAATTAATTTTTTAAAATCGCTCAATTTCCTGTCAGGGACAAAAAGATTAAGTCTGAGTATTTTGCCGGGTTCATCCATAGCAGGTTCAGAGTAGATAAACAGGAACTTTGTTCCCTGTGGTTGATCTTCTTCTACGAAGTCCCTTATCTGGTGCCAGGCAATAGTCTGAGAGGGGTCATTTACATTCTTAACTATACCGTGATTTGTGACATAACGCTTGGAAGCAAGGTAACTGGTAATAAACCATCCCATGGCAATGATCATGTATAACGAAGCCATGGATAGTTCCTGGAAAGACTCCCGGAACAACCCGATACCTACAAGTAATACACTGACCCCTAAAAATAGGGTCGAAAATAGCGGATATCCCTTCATTTTGCCTGCTTTCCAGTTGAGGCGTACATTTCTGAGTCTCACTACATTTACAAGCGTTGAAACCGCCAGTAAGGTAGAAACCAGGCTGAAGATACCCAGCAGGACCCAAAGGGAGATCATTAATTCTGTATTAAGCACCATGTTTAATTCATATTTTCAGCTTTGTATAACTTAGACACCAGCATTTCTGCAACAAGCAGTAACAGAGCTATCCAAACAAACCAGTTCCAGATTTCCTTGCCAAAGCTCGCAGCATTGAGCTGTTCTTGCAGACCGTTCTCGGAAATTTCGCTCGCATCGATTGCACTATTTATAGTTACGTATTTTGAGAGCAAATTATCAAGATCTGTATAGGGTAACGTATCAAAGTACGATTCCATTATGTCCTGATTTACAGCGATCAATCTTTTTTCCTCTCCCGCGCTTATGGTAAGTATGCCGGGCGTCCATTCCCTTGCCGGATAACTGATCTGTATACCTTCCGGCATGCCCTGAACCTCGGGTATAACTGTTTCCTCACCCTTTTCTATCTGAACATTTAGATTCTGCATAGATCCTTCCCATTCAAAACGCTGGCCCAGGGTATATTGGTCAAGCCCCCCCTGCTCGGAAGAGGAAGCATACAAGACTGCACGATAATATAGGGGCGCAAACAAGGGATTTATCGGAAAGTTGGTCCACCCGGGGTCTGAACCGAATGCAGAGATCAGCACCTTCCCTTCTCCGAAACGCTGTTCGGTCAATAAAGCTTCATCGGATCGCGATTGAAGGATATTGTAAGTACCGGTGTTCTCAGGCGGTTCGTATTGATAATAGAAAAAGAGTTCAGGCAGGTCCAGGCTTATCTGTTCGTCACCTTCTTTTTCAAAAAGCTCATTAAGGATAGGATGCCCCTCTACCAAATCATCAAATTCGCCGGCAGGTTTAAAGGAAGCATATTCACCAATGATATTACGGTATTCACCGGCATTAAAAAGCTCAAAGAAATCATTGTAATTACCAACATTCCCCTGTTCTGACGGAAAAAAGAGAAGCCCCTTGCCATTTTGAATGTAACGCTGTAAATCGTTGAACCAGTATTCCGGAATTTCTTTCAAACCATCGAGTACTATGACATCGTAACC
This genomic interval from Halalkalibaculum roseum contains the following:
- a CDS encoding tetratricopeptide repeat protein; amino-acid sequence: MLRARLLSLLLAPALLLIPTLSNAQEIQKPVTHDYEQGIALFDKGLYEEALVEFENFIEDYPDHELATSAKFYKARSLGKADSVNTESYYEEYIRSYPKETFSQKLLFELAQRSEENMQFDKAISFYQRSLDYGMRDKQAAEVNYWIAEDYVSMGNKQQARSRFLHLADRYPESSWASKALYARGRLYLSENKYDSSSVAFELLKERYPNDEITRRIGTALGESYYQQGEYEKAIEAFINAMPYLEGELKSKAVYLIAESHNYLRNFDEASKYYLQYINLEKGTMNERKAHYGLGWVYHKQEIYHWASDEFNKAVKGDDELARKALYYKAVNEKLGGRYPAAIESFRRFGELYETGLWVEEGYYEWAITAFELGQYGESIEVLLSLVRDDSELKWPGKVYTLLGESYFANKEYTRALQAFEAAENSADIDPAVKLQARFQKAWVQYRNQAYRQAQPTFEQVYNAAPNTKLGKEALFWSADAHYQMQQFGPASNHFAAFIRQYPDHELIGAAYYSLGWSYFQMGSFGKAISPLKEFLDNYEPPEIALFPYDTDTRLRLGDSYYAVGDYENAINTYQEAIGAEPGGDYAMFQIGNSYYRAENTYEAVTTFRRFLRIYPYSRLREQAQYNIAYIYLNSGNYTQAIEEFQTVINKYPNTSWAARSQYNIGDAYYNSGEYQEAIEAYKTVMEKYPRSDYIIEAVNGIQYAQLSAGKTDSSSAVLEDFLDDNPQTTTADRLRYRQAETLLQSGDYDSAIDELRQYIRITNNQQLLPEAQFSLANAYEQTGQIDQAMETYNLIVNSYPESERAAPSLASLGRLSYSQGQYQQSFDYFSRLGEQAQGYRLEAYIGMGNAQLAMGNIDEARSQFESALSVNGSFDPARVGLGKVALENGNYAEAMDRLNLVAESNTTEIGAEAQYLIGLAEQEQQQFNEALEAYSNVKVLYSAYDNWVSKSMLRSAECYIQMGNRGEARNTLNEIVRNYPGTEEAQKAQRLLDSGS
- a CDS encoding CBS domain-containing protein — its product is MLAKQALNTEIEPLESNDAVSEAIHSMVVLKVSSLPVVDDTTGKLLGQVTLEQLENAESDQLISDVELQQPVKIYYEQHIFEAARLMLQYEMRLLPVVDKEKTFIGYLGKTRVLESLTHMLNLAESGSVITIELKQRDFTLAEIVHLIESEGAKILGITVETPDIQAGVYEVSVKLNLRDISRVAATLRRHEYTVLTDSSAEMLGVDVETRADQLIKYMDM
- the hflX gene encoding GTPase HflX translates to MLEEVQNSDIEQEKALLVGVYGPDTPRIQAEEYLEELALLTDTAGGIPVEKILQNRTHPDPSTYIGKGKLRELKQMAGSKDIGTIIFDDDLSPTQIRNVEKETKVKVLDRSGLILDIFAGRAKTAAAKTQVELAQLQYLLPRLTRFWSHLSRQQGGIGTRGPGETQIETDRRLVDKRISTLKDKLEKLDKQRKTQRKGRSNMIRLSLVGYTNAGKSTLMNALTDTKVLTEDRLFATLDSTVRRFDLENYDILLSDTVGFIRKLPHNLIESFKSTLDEVRESDILLHVVDASSTVIDDYITVVEDTLEDLDIKDKKMLMVFNKVDKVQPEQISELKAAYPDAVFISAERGIGLDKLEDCIQELIEEDFVTKTMKIPVSKYEGVAFLHRVANIHSEQYVNSSVKLKFSIAKEDLMRLKNMLNNIDSPESVV